In a single window of the Streptomyces sp. 846.5 genome:
- a CDS encoding ROK family protein, translating to MAQLTGGDSSLLRRINSAVTLHALRGGDALTLTQLVGDTGLSRPTVEGVIEGLIESALVVEVHPDPDSRRGDSIRQRGRPARHFRFRAEAGHLLGIEIGTHGARVALADLTGRIMGSYARPIDESTGATERLGLVRATVAELLRRCDVSRDTLWAVGVGTPGVVDAEGVVRLGTALPGWTGLELGARLRRSFRCPVLVENDANLAAIGEHWKGAAAGMGDVVFVLAGLSPGAGSLINGRLHRGFGGAAGEIGSLHLLGRESNPAQLLSAPSKPIDPLDEAAVARVLRLAEQGDQVALDVRDRFLTRLVRDVAALVLAIDPEIVVIGGWAAGLDGVLEPLREQLTRMCLRPPVVRLSALGDDVIATGALRLALEHAEEQLFSVDQEAVRTSPATGAAGATSTTPEAPKVSRHISAR from the coding sequence TTGGCACAGCTCACCGGCGGCGACTCGTCGCTGCTGCGGCGGATCAACTCCGCCGTGACCCTGCACGCCCTGCGCGGCGGCGACGCGCTGACCCTCACCCAGCTGGTCGGCGACACCGGCCTGTCCCGCCCCACCGTCGAGGGCGTCATCGAGGGCCTGATCGAGTCGGCGCTGGTCGTCGAGGTCCATCCGGACCCGGACTCCCGCCGCGGCGACAGCATCCGCCAGCGCGGACGCCCGGCCCGCCACTTCCGCTTCCGCGCCGAGGCCGGGCACCTGCTCGGCATCGAGATCGGCACCCACGGCGCCCGGGTCGCGCTCGCCGACCTCACCGGCCGGATCATGGGCTCCTACGCCCGACCCATCGACGAGTCCACCGGCGCCACCGAGCGCCTCGGCCTGGTCCGCGCCACCGTCGCCGAACTGCTGCGCCGCTGCGACGTCTCCAGGGACACCCTGTGGGCGGTCGGCGTGGGCACGCCCGGTGTGGTGGACGCCGAGGGCGTGGTGCGGCTGGGGACGGCGCTGCCGGGCTGGACCGGGCTTGAGCTGGGGGCGCGGCTGCGCCGCTCGTTCCGCTGCCCGGTGCTGGTCGAGAACGACGCCAACCTCGCCGCCATCGGCGAGCACTGGAAGGGCGCCGCCGCCGGCATGGGCGACGTGGTCTTCGTGCTGGCCGGGCTCAGCCCCGGCGCGGGTTCGCTGATCAACGGCCGGCTGCACCGCGGCTTCGGCGGCGCGGCCGGGGAGATCGGCTCACTGCACCTGCTGGGCCGCGAGTCCAACCCGGCCCAGCTGCTCTCCGCGCCCAGCAAGCCGATCGACCCGCTGGACGAGGCGGCCGTGGCCCGGGTGCTGCGGCTGGCCGAGCAGGGCGACCAGGTCGCCCTGGACGTCCGCGACCGCTTCCTGACCCGGCTGGTGCGCGACGTCGCCGCGCTGGTGCTCGCCATCGACCCGGAGATCGTGGTCATCGGCGGCTGGGCGGCCGGGCTCGACGGGGTGCTGGAGCCGCTGCGCGAGCAGCTGACCCGGATGTGCCTGCGCCCGCCGGTGGTACGGCTGTCGGCGCTCGGTGACGACGTGATCGCCACCGGCGCCCTGCGGCTGGCCCTCGAACACGCGGAGGAGCAGCTGTTCTCGGTGGATCAGGAGGCGGTGCGGACCTCGCCGGCGACCGGAGCGGCCGGGGCGACGTCGACCACGCCGGAGGCGCCGAAGGTCAGCCGGCACATATCGGCGCGGTAG
- a CDS encoding GntR family transcriptional regulator, with protein MGTTQAAQGNGVVADTPEPKYWHLRTVLVRALDSEFRAGEVLPNERDLSARFGVARATLRQALDQLELEGRLVRRRGIGTLVAAPRMGVPVGETAGRDSWRIIDAGYAPAPAAVATTLGIPADEPVHAVRRLRMMHGQAIGAETLYVPEAVAPHVPAIFAKSSAADSSRARSVLRQLQRLELDGESRSVELGVAEEQQARLLERPPGTPVLVLTTRYQAQGGTVAVAVSTYRADMCRLTFGASGVVDVAPAAPVAGEVRTAS; from the coding sequence GTGGGGACCACACAGGCCGCACAGGGGAACGGGGTCGTCGCAGACACTCCCGAACCCAAGTACTGGCATCTGCGCACCGTCCTGGTGCGGGCGCTCGACTCGGAGTTCCGCGCCGGCGAGGTGCTGCCCAACGAGCGGGACCTGTCCGCGCGCTTCGGCGTGGCCAGGGCCACCCTGCGGCAGGCACTGGACCAACTGGAGCTGGAGGGCCGGCTGGTGCGCCGCCGCGGCATCGGCACCCTGGTGGCCGCACCCCGGATGGGCGTCCCGGTCGGCGAGACCGCGGGGCGCGACAGCTGGCGGATCATCGACGCCGGGTACGCCCCGGCCCCGGCCGCCGTCGCCACCACCCTCGGCATCCCGGCCGACGAGCCGGTGCACGCCGTCCGCAGGCTGCGGATGATGCACGGTCAGGCCATCGGCGCCGAGACCCTGTACGTGCCCGAGGCCGTGGCGCCGCACGTCCCCGCCATCTTCGCGAAGTCCAGCGCCGCCGACTCCAGTCGGGCCCGTTCGGTGCTGCGGCAGCTCCAGCGGCTGGAGCTGGACGGCGAGTCGCGCTCGGTCGAGCTGGGTGTCGCCGAGGAGCAGCAGGCCCGGCTGCTGGAGCGCCCGCCGGGCACCCCGGTCCTGGTTCTGACGACCCGTTACCAGGCGCAGGGCGGGACCGTCGCGGTCGCCGTCTCCACCTACCGCGCCGATATGTGCCGGCTGACCTTCGGCGCCTCCGGCGTGGTCGACGTCGCCCCGGCCGCTCCGGTCGCCGGCGAGGTCCGCACCGCCTCCTGA
- a CDS encoding SRPBCC family protein codes for MTSRPALHRYRFTTVWDLPAPPRRVYGVLADPRTYPVWWPEIREVRQLDERTGVMRFRSLLPYELQVTAHEARQDPAAGVLEARLTGDLEGSTRWTVTSRGDGAAVAVFDEDVEVRKPLMRRLALPGRPAFRINHALMMRSGMTGLTRYLAVCEVLGIGLDQ; via the coding sequence ATGACCTCTCGACCCGCCCTGCACCGCTACCGCTTCACCACCGTCTGGGACCTGCCCGCGCCGCCGCGGCGGGTCTACGGCGTACTGGCCGATCCGCGCACCTACCCGGTGTGGTGGCCGGAGATCCGCGAGGTCCGGCAGCTGGACGAGCGCACCGGAGTGATGCGGTTCCGCTCGCTGCTGCCCTATGAACTGCAGGTGACCGCCCATGAGGCGCGGCAGGATCCGGCCGCCGGGGTGCTGGAGGCGCGGCTCACCGGTGACCTTGAGGGAAGCACCCGATGGACCGTCACCAGCAGGGGCGACGGCGCGGCCGTGGCCGTCTTCGACGAGGACGTCGAGGTGCGGAAGCCCCTGATGAGACGGCTCGCACTGCCCGGCAGGCCGGCCTTCAGGATCAATCACGCGCTGATGATGAGAAGCGGAATGACCGGCTTGACACGGTATCTTGCCGTGTGCGAAGTCCTCGGCATTGGTCTTGACCAATGA
- a CDS encoding gamma carbonic anhydrase family protein codes for MAEPVARPLIAAVSGRTPEVDERAFVAPTGTVLGSVRLAAGSSVWYGAVLRGDCETITLGVDSNIQDNCSVHADFGFPATVGDRVSVGHNAVLHGCTVEDDCLVGMGATVLNGAVVGAGSLVAANALVPQGMQIPPGSLVAGVPAKVKRELTDEERAHIKLNAEWYTALSGQHREAFSG; via the coding sequence ATGGCCGAACCTGTAGCCCGACCGCTGATCGCCGCCGTCTCCGGCCGCACCCCGGAGGTGGACGAGCGGGCATTCGTCGCCCCGACCGGTACGGTGCTGGGCTCGGTGCGCCTGGCCGCCGGCTCCAGCGTCTGGTACGGGGCGGTGCTGCGCGGCGACTGCGAGACGATCACCCTCGGGGTGGACAGCAACATCCAGGACAACTGCTCGGTCCACGCCGACTTCGGCTTCCCGGCGACGGTCGGGGACCGGGTGTCGGTCGGCCACAACGCGGTGCTGCACGGCTGCACCGTCGAGGACGACTGCCTGGTCGGCATGGGCGCCACCGTCCTCAACGGCGCGGTCGTCGGCGCGGGTTCGCTGGTCGCGGCCAACGCGTTGGTGCCGCAGGGGATGCAGATCCCGCCGGGGTCGCTGGTCGCCGGCGTCCCGGCCAAGGTCAAGCGCGAGCTGACCGACGAGGAGCGCGCCCACATCAAGCTCAACGCCGAGTGGTACACCGCCCTCAGCGGCCAGCACCGCGAGGCGTTCAGCGGCTGA
- a CDS encoding class F sortase, protein MGSPDGPAAASAEAASPRARKAGFPKLAAVVLLGLALVYHGLTGGAPPQPTSAEALTAHPDWADAPPAAPMPASVPLRIRIPAIGVDAPLTGLHVDAQHHLVPPPEQQRNLAGWFSGGVAPGAAGAAIIAGHVDNAHGPAVFYGLGSLHRGDTVGILRRDRLTATFRIDGIDVYSRTSFPDRKVYGPTAYPELRLITCGGGYTRASGYLGNVVVFAHLVSR, encoded by the coding sequence ATGGGGTCTCCTGACGGTCCGGCCGCCGCCTCCGCGGAGGCGGCCTCCCCACGGGCGAGGAAGGCCGGGTTCCCGAAACTGGCCGCGGTGGTCCTCCTCGGCCTGGCGCTGGTCTACCACGGCCTGACGGGCGGGGCGCCGCCGCAGCCCACCTCGGCGGAGGCGCTCACGGCCCACCCGGACTGGGCCGACGCCCCGCCGGCCGCGCCGATGCCCGCCTCCGTGCCGCTGCGGATCCGGATCCCGGCGATCGGCGTGGACGCACCGCTCACCGGGCTCCACGTCGATGCGCAGCACCACCTGGTGCCGCCCCCGGAGCAGCAGCGCAACCTGGCCGGCTGGTTCTCCGGCGGCGTCGCCCCGGGCGCCGCCGGAGCCGCGATCATCGCCGGCCACGTCGACAACGCGCACGGTCCCGCGGTCTTCTACGGCCTGGGCTCGCTGCACCGCGGCGACACCGTCGGCATCCTGCGCCGGGACCGGCTGACCGCGACCTTCCGGATCGACGGCATCGACGTCTACTCCCGCACGTCCTTCCCGGACCGCAAGGTCTACGGGCCCACCGCCTACCCGGAGTTGCGCCTGATCACCTGCGGCGGCGGCTACACCCGGGCCAGCGGCTACCTCGGCAACGTGGTGGTCTTCGCCCACCTCGTCAGCCGCTGA
- a CDS encoding response regulator transcription factor yields the protein MSERIRVLLADDEHLIRGAVAALLSYEDDLLVVAQAASGAEALAMARAHRPDVAVLDLQMPGGMDGVAVAEALRTTLPGCRTMIVTSHGRPGHLKRALAAGARGFVPKTVSAQRLAEIIRSVHAGGRYVDPELAADAISAGDSPLTAREAEVLELAADGAPINDVARRAALSPGTVRNYLSSATAKLSADNRHTAVRIARERGWL from the coding sequence ATGAGCGAACGCATCCGGGTGCTGCTGGCCGACGACGAGCACCTGATCCGCGGTGCGGTCGCCGCGCTGCTCTCCTACGAGGACGACCTGCTGGTCGTGGCGCAGGCCGCGAGCGGCGCCGAGGCGCTGGCGATGGCCAGGGCGCACCGGCCGGACGTGGCGGTGCTGGACCTGCAGATGCCCGGCGGTATGGACGGCGTGGCGGTGGCCGAGGCGCTGCGCACCACCCTGCCCGGCTGCCGCACGATGATCGTCACCAGCCACGGTCGGCCCGGCCACCTCAAGCGGGCGCTGGCGGCGGGGGCGCGCGGGTTTGTCCCCAAGACGGTCTCGGCCCAGCGGCTGGCCGAGATCATCCGCAGCGTGCACGCGGGTGGACGGTACGTGGACCCGGAGCTGGCGGCCGACGCGATCAGCGCCGGTGACTCCCCGTTGACCGCACGCGAGGCCGAGGTGCTGGAACTGGCCGCGGACGGAGCCCCCATCAACGATGTCGCCCGGCGGGCCGCGCTCTCACCGGGCACCGTGCGCAACTACCTGTCCTCCGCCACCGCGAAGCTGTCCGCGGACAACCGCCACACCGCGGTGCGCATCGCCCGCGAACGCGGCTGGCTGTAG
- a CDS encoding histidine kinase codes for MARLTGWWHRRSDPARIELYVRSSFHLFAVIEVVALVVPTAGALGSAWARITLSALVTVHAVLCAVLSSRGIDWILARRERPVGLLAAVAVVSVTGASAAALLHTAGSLRQGGQAAVIAVGLLGFGLGATALAVRGIRALLSWLLGAVVGAAAVGALLGQPWTAAVALAVAVLVTGGCMVFTSLCSVWLVCVVWELDAAREAQTQLAVAEERLRFGRDLHDVMGRNLAVIALKSELAVQLARRGSPEAVEQMVEVQRIARESQREVRAVVRGYRGADLAVELAGALSVLRAAGIDGRAQGVGGGELPVQVQVALGWVVREATTNVLRHSEARSCTIRLTAGEAAVLSVDNDGVPEARADGVSADGVGADGSGSGLRGLAERLAVLGGSLDTESGSGVFRLTARVPLPGPPSRTGTLAPAADRRGAAV; via the coding sequence ATGGCACGTCTGACGGGCTGGTGGCACCGGCGCAGCGATCCGGCGCGGATCGAGCTCTACGTCCGCTCCTCGTTCCACCTCTTCGCGGTGATCGAGGTCGTCGCTCTGGTCGTCCCGACGGCCGGGGCACTGGGGTCGGCCTGGGCGAGGATCACGCTGAGCGCGCTGGTGACCGTCCACGCCGTGCTGTGCGCGGTGCTGTCGTCCAGGGGGATCGACTGGATCCTGGCCCGGCGCGAGCGTCCGGTCGGGCTGCTCGCCGCGGTGGCCGTGGTGTCGGTCACGGGTGCGTCGGCGGCGGCGCTGCTGCACACGGCCGGTTCGCTGCGGCAGGGAGGCCAGGCGGCGGTGATCGCCGTGGGACTGCTCGGGTTCGGGCTGGGCGCGACCGCGCTGGCGGTCCGGGGGATCCGTGCGTTGCTGTCCTGGCTGCTGGGAGCGGTGGTCGGCGCGGCCGCGGTCGGCGCCCTGCTGGGACAGCCCTGGACGGCCGCCGTGGCGCTCGCCGTCGCCGTCCTGGTCACCGGTGGCTGCATGGTCTTCACCAGCCTCTGCTCGGTCTGGCTGGTCTGCGTGGTGTGGGAGCTGGACGCCGCCCGCGAGGCGCAGACGCAGCTCGCCGTCGCCGAGGAGCGGCTGCGGTTCGGGCGCGATCTGCACGATGTGATGGGGAGGAACCTGGCCGTGATCGCGCTCAAGAGCGAGCTGGCGGTGCAGTTGGCCCGACGTGGCAGTCCGGAGGCGGTGGAGCAGATGGTCGAGGTGCAGCGGATCGCCCGTGAGTCGCAGCGCGAGGTGCGCGCCGTCGTGCGCGGTTACCGTGGCGCCGACCTGGCCGTGGAGCTGGCCGGGGCGCTGTCGGTGCTGCGCGCGGCGGGTATCGACGGTCGGGCGCAGGGTGTCGGCGGGGGCGAGCTGCCGGTCCAGGTGCAGGTCGCGCTGGGGTGGGTCGTGCGCGAGGCCACCACCAATGTGCTGCGCCACAGCGAGGCCCGCAGCTGCACCATCCGGCTGACCGCGGGCGAGGCGGCGGTGCTCTCGGTCGACAACGACGGGGTGCCCGAGGCGCGGGCCGACGGGGTCAGCGCCGACGGGGTAGGGGCCGACGGGTCGGGCTCGGGTCTGCGCGGGCTGGCCGAACGTCTGGCGGTGCTGGGCGGCAGCCTGGACACCGAGTCGGGGTCCGGGGTGTTCCGGCTGACCGCCCGGGTGCCGCTGCCCGGACCGCCGTCGCGGACCGGCACCCTGGCCCCGGCGGCGGACCGGCGGGGCGCGGCCGTATGA
- a CDS encoding ABC transporter permease — MTSTESTTARRLSALGRAEATLLLRNRTALATALLLPPAMVAGWRPASAGFTRAGGSGAGADQLLMIGGIGFVLLFVVYYNLVAAYVARRETLVLKRLRTGEPTDLEILVGTALPAAAVAVAQCLALIAAGAVLLHLPMPRRPELLLVAVALGVVLLTALAAASSVFTRSVELAQLTTTPLLLVSAVGSGLVLPLGSLPHPVGEVCRWLPLTPVLELVRAGWLGGAQAEPQQLARSLAIALAWTLLAVFAVHRWFRWEPRR; from the coding sequence ATGACGTCGACCGAGAGCACTACGGCACGGAGGCTGTCCGCGCTCGGCCGGGCCGAGGCCACACTGCTGCTGCGCAACCGGACCGCACTGGCCACCGCCCTGCTGCTGCCGCCCGCGATGGTCGCGGGCTGGCGTCCGGCGAGCGCCGGATTCACCCGGGCCGGCGGTTCGGGAGCCGGGGCCGACCAGTTGCTGATGATCGGCGGCATCGGCTTCGTCCTGCTGTTCGTCGTCTACTACAACCTGGTCGCCGCCTATGTGGCCCGCCGCGAGACGCTGGTGCTCAAGCGGCTGCGCACCGGTGAGCCGACCGACCTGGAGATCCTGGTCGGCACCGCGCTCCCGGCCGCCGCCGTGGCGGTGGCCCAGTGCCTGGCGCTGATCGCGGCCGGGGCGGTCCTGCTGCACCTTCCGATGCCGCGCCGACCGGAGCTGTTGCTGGTCGCGGTGGCATTGGGCGTGGTGCTGCTGACCGCGCTGGCGGCCGCCTCCAGCGTCTTCACCCGCAGCGTGGAGCTGGCCCAGCTCACCACGACACCGCTGCTGCTCGTCTCCGCCGTCGGCTCCGGGCTCGTGCTGCCACTGGGGTCGCTGCCGCACCCGGTCGGTGAGGTGTGCCGCTGGCTCCCGCTGACCCCGGTGCTGGAACTGGTACGGGCCGGCTGGCTCGGCGGCGCCCAGGCGGAGCCCCAGCAGCTCGCCCGCTCCCTGGCCATCGCACTGGCCTGGACGCTGCTGGCCGTGTTTGCTGTACACCGATGGTTCCGCTGGGAACCGCGCCGCTGA
- a CDS encoding ABC transporter ATP-binding protein — MDNAENVIEAVGVHRRYGGGFEAVRGVSFEVARGELFALLGTNGAGKTSLVELLEGLARPSGGEVRVLGCDPYGERARVRTRTGVMLQEGGFAADLTVAQTVRMWAGCVSGARPAREALDLVGLGERGGVRVGQLSGGERRRLDLALALLGRPEVLFLDEPTTGLDAQGRHDTWELVRELRAGGTTVLLTTHYLEEAEALADRLAVLHQGRIVVSGTPAQVTGARPARIGFDLPTGWHLGDLPPLPDLGVVRHEERDGRVLLHTDRLQHSLLVLLGWAEQRGVALHRLDARTASLEEAFLEIAKDITKDGALR; from the coding sequence ATGGACAACGCGGAGAACGTGATCGAGGCCGTTGGGGTGCACCGCCGGTACGGGGGCGGGTTCGAGGCGGTACGGGGGGTGTCGTTCGAGGTGGCCCGGGGCGAGCTGTTCGCGCTGCTGGGGACCAACGGCGCCGGCAAGACCTCGCTGGTGGAGCTGCTGGAGGGGCTGGCCAGGCCCAGCGGCGGCGAGGTTCGGGTACTGGGCTGCGATCCGTACGGCGAGCGGGCCCGGGTGCGGACCAGGACCGGGGTGATGCTCCAGGAAGGCGGCTTCGCAGCCGATCTGACGGTGGCACAGACGGTGCGGATGTGGGCCGGCTGCGTCAGCGGCGCCCGCCCGGCGCGGGAGGCGCTCGACCTGGTGGGGCTGGGCGAGCGGGGCGGCGTCCGGGTCGGGCAGCTGTCGGGCGGCGAGCGGCGAAGGCTGGACCTGGCGCTGGCGCTGCTGGGGCGCCCGGAGGTGCTGTTCCTGGACGAGCCGACGACCGGGCTGGACGCGCAGGGGCGGCATGACACCTGGGAGCTGGTACGGGAGTTGCGGGCCGGCGGCACGACCGTGCTGCTGACCACGCACTACCTGGAGGAGGCCGAGGCGCTCGCCGACCGGCTGGCGGTGCTGCACCAGGGCCGGATCGTGGTCAGCGGCACGCCCGCGCAGGTGACCGGCGCGCGCCCGGCGCGGATCGGCTTCGACCTGCCGACCGGCTGGCACCTGGGCGACCTGCCGCCGCTGCCCGATCTCGGAGTGGTGCGGCACGAGGAACGGGACGGGCGGGTGCTGCTGCACACCGACCGGCTCCAGCACTCGCTGCTGGTGCTGCTGGGCTGGGCGGAGCAGCGCGGGGTCGCCCTCCACCGACTGGACGCCCGGACGGCGTCGCTGGAGGAGGCGTTCCTGGAGATCGCCAAGGACATCACCAAGGACGGGGCGCTGCGATGA
- a CDS encoding SGNH/GDSL hydrolase family protein produces MSQTPVFRSMVSLGDSFTEGMCDSILPNGHYRGWADRVAERLAAELTAAEPGAEFRYANLAVRGKLIGQIADEQGDAAVALGGELVTLAGGLNDVMRPGCDLDHVERTLGELAERLAAGARRLVMFYSVDPSRRMRGSARIMPQTLRLKGFVGQLGERENITVVDLFHVPAFDDARMWAEDRLHFSAEGHRRVAEAVLQALGFPASFDWREPLPPAAPVPRATRVRADLRWLRIHVLPWIVRRLTGRSSGDGRPAKRPALERFPA; encoded by the coding sequence ATGAGCCAGACCCCCGTCTTCCGCAGCATGGTCTCGCTCGGTGACTCGTTCACCGAGGGCATGTGCGACAGCATCCTGCCGAACGGCCACTACCGTGGCTGGGCCGACCGCGTCGCCGAGCGCCTCGCGGCCGAACTGACCGCCGCCGAGCCCGGCGCGGAGTTCCGCTACGCGAATCTCGCGGTGCGCGGAAAGCTGATCGGTCAGATCGCCGACGAACAGGGCGACGCCGCCGTGGCCCTCGGCGGCGAACTGGTGACCCTGGCCGGCGGCCTCAACGACGTGATGCGGCCCGGCTGCGACCTCGACCACGTGGAACGCACGCTCGGCGAGCTCGCCGAGCGGCTCGCCGCCGGGGCCCGCCGACTGGTGATGTTCTACAGCGTCGACCCCAGCCGACGGATGCGCGGCAGCGCCCGCATCATGCCGCAGACCCTGCGGCTGAAGGGCTTCGTCGGCCAACTCGGTGAGCGCGAGAACATCACCGTCGTCGACCTCTTCCATGTGCCCGCTTTCGACGACGCGCGGATGTGGGCCGAGGACCGGCTCCACTTCTCCGCCGAGGGCCACCGCCGGGTCGCCGAGGCCGTCCTCCAGGCCCTCGGGTTTCCGGCCTCCTTCGACTGGCGCGAGCCGCTGCCCCCGGCAGCGCCGGTCCCCCGGGCCACCAGGGTCCGCGCGGACCTGCGCTGGCTCCGCATCCACGTCCTGCCCTGGATCGTCCGCCGCCTCACCGGCAGGTCCTCGGGCGACGGCCGCCCCGCCAAGCGCCCTGCCCTGGAACGCTTCCCGGCCTGA